TGGAGCGCCCCCTTGGTGAGCCAGAACGACCGGTCGTTGGAATAGGCGGCCCACAGGTCCGTCTCGGGGTCGACGTGCCCGCGTCGGGGCACCTCGCGGAACCAGCGGCCTTCATACGTCCAGCCGGCCAGCTCCTTCCGCTCGAGGCCGCCGAGCCGGCCCACCGTCGGATCGAGCTGGGCCAGGTCGGTGTCGCGAAGGGGGGCGAAGTGGGTGTCGACGATCAGCACCCCGCGGGTGGCCTCGGCGATCTGCCGGAGCCAGGACACCGGCTCGTCCAGGTGGTACAGGATCCCCAGGGCCAGCACGACGTCGAAGGTCCCGAAGGCGTCCCGGCTGAACTCCTTGACATCGCCGCGGCTGAACTCCAGGTTGGGCAGCTCGAAGTGCTCGCGCAGGAGCTGGGCCTTCTCGAGGTTGCGCTTCCGCGCCTCGATGCCGAGGACGTTCGCCCCCCGCTGAGCCAGCGCCAGCGAAAAGCCTCCTTCCAGGCATGCCAGGTCGGCCACGCGCAAGCCCGTGAGGTCGCCGTGGTACAAGAGCGACAGCGTGCGCAGCACGGCGTACAGCCGGAAGTCTCCCGACAGGAAGTCGGGCTTGCCCGGCATGGTGGTGACGGCGTCGCTCAGGCGGATGTTGTAGGCGGTCCAGGGGTCCTTGGCGATCCGCTCGTGCAACGTCGCATCCGGCAATGACATCGGCACCCTCCTGGGTCGCGGGACACACGCGATCAACGAGAACCAAAGTAGTCCGAATCCCCGCGAGACGCAAGGAAAAGTCCGGCGAGGCACGGCGGGTTTTGCTACACTCGCAGCGGCGTGGCCGGGACGGTGTCCGTCGGGATCGTCACCTACAACAGCGCTTCCTGCATCGGCCGCTGCCTCGAGTCCGTCCACGCCCAATCCGTCCACCCCGTCGAGATCGTCGTGTGGGACAACGGCTCGGTCGACGGATCCGCCGCCCTGGCGGAGGCCGCCGGCGGCCGGGTGGTCGCCGCCGGCCGCAACCTCGGCTTCGCCGCGGCCGCCAACGAGCTGGTGCGGAGGACCACGGCCCCCTACCTGCTCCTGCTCAATCCGGATGCGTACCCCTGTCCCCGGTACGCCGAGGCGCTCGCCCGCGTCGCCGACGCCGATCCGCGGATCGGCAGCGTGACCGGCAAGCTCCTTCGGGAGACCGCCGACGGTGGCCCACCGATCCTCGATTCCACGGGACACGAGCTCTACCGGAACCGCTGGGCGCTGAACCGCGGACAGGATCAGCGCGACCGGGGTCAGTACGACGACCCGCAGGAGGTCTTCGGAGTCTGTGGCGCCGCCGCGCTGTACCGGCGCGCCATGCTCGACGACGTGCGGATCGGCGAGCACTACTTCGATCCCGCCTTCTTCGCGTACCTGGAGGACGTCGACCTGGACTGGCGGGCGCGCCTCCGGGGCTGGAAGGCGTACTACGTCCCCTCGGTCGTCGCCGTCCACGAGCGGGGGCACAAGGGGAAGCGCCGGATGAAGA
This genomic interval from Candidatus Methylomirabilota bacterium contains the following:
- a CDS encoding glycosyltransferase family 2 protein, which produces MAGTVSVGIVTYNSASCIGRCLESVHAQSVHPVEIVVWDNGSVDGSAALAEAAGGRVVAAGRNLGFAAAANELVRRTTAPYLLLLNPDAYPCPRYAEALARVADADPRIGSVTGKLLRETADGGPPILDSTGHELYRNRWALNRGQDQRDRGQYDDPQEVFGVCGAAALYRRAMLDDVRIGEHYFDPAFFAYLEDVDLDWRARLRGWKAYYVPSVVAVHERGHKGKRRMKSPAVLRHSLKNRYLMMLRNDRPADVARDLPAILGMEVLRFADFALSHPSALLGYLDLLPLIPRALAARRQIQSRRTAAAAELRAWLRPYPYRQKLRAVLRTRRA
- a CDS encoding methyltransferase domain-containing protein, coding for MSLPDATLHERIAKDPWTAYNIRLSDAVTTMPGKPDFLSGDFRLYAVLRTLSLLYHGDLTGLRVADLACLEGGFSLALAQRGANVLGIEARKRNLEKAQLLREHFELPNLEFSRGDVKEFSRDAFGTFDVVLALGILYHLDEPVSWLRQIAEATRGVLIVDTHFAPLRDTDLAQLDPTVGRLGGLERKELAGWTYEGRWFREVPRRGHVDPETDLWAAYSNDRSFWLTKGALQLALRGAGFESVFEQHDWIADHYDGYTAKLVRTMFVGAKPAAFTGGSRSGRPPGDR